One genomic segment of Microbacterium sp. ProA8 includes these proteins:
- a CDS encoding MmcQ/YjbR family DNA-binding protein, translating into MATLDDLRRTANGLPGSEERATTGGAAWFVRGKLYAWECHPWPSIPADMRAIIAAELVVGVKIADPIDALALREMAPDVFLGATTPWSEPKVAFRMSGIDDAHLAELVTEAWRVQAPRYLLREWDAAGPT; encoded by the coding sequence GTGGCCACTCTCGACGATCTCCGCCGCACCGCGAACGGGCTTCCGGGCAGTGAGGAGCGCGCGACGACCGGCGGCGCCGCCTGGTTCGTGCGCGGCAAGCTCTACGCGTGGGAGTGCCATCCGTGGCCGAGCATCCCGGCCGACATGCGTGCGATCATCGCGGCCGAGCTCGTGGTCGGCGTGAAGATCGCCGACCCGATCGACGCCCTCGCCCTCCGAGAGATGGCGCCCGACGTGTTCCTGGGCGCCACGACGCCCTGGAGTGAGCCGAAGGTCGCGTTCCGCATGTCGGGAATCGATGACGCCCACCTCGCCGAGCTGGTGACCGAGGCGTGGCGCGTGCAGGCGCCGCGCTACCTGCTCCGCGAATGGGATGCCGCCGGCCCGACGTAG
- a CDS encoding serine hydrolase domain-containing protein, giving the protein MTIPLTPEALDAAIEAESFSGVLTIDVGDRRTLERCEGFANRALRVPNTPSTRISAASGNKGLTALAIMRLVEGGLLGLQDPVRPILGDDLPLIDDAVTIEHLLTHTSGIGDYLDEEGDGEIDDYIFSLPLHALAETEAFLPALDGFPQKFPPGERFSYCNGGYVVLALVAERVSGRGFHELVQTEVCERAELAGSAFLRSDDLPGDAALGYLDEEGNRTNVLHLPVRGNGDGGMYFTADDLHRFWNALLDGRIVSPDTLAEMIRPRFDVAAEHKRYGMGFWLGRRNSSLMLEGYDAGASFRSTHIPETRTTVTVLGNSSEGAWPVIYALADAMDGTVRGRFPDES; this is encoded by the coding sequence ATGACCATCCCCCTCACGCCCGAGGCACTTGACGCAGCGATCGAGGCCGAGTCGTTCAGCGGCGTGCTCACCATCGATGTCGGAGACCGCCGCACGCTGGAGCGCTGCGAGGGATTCGCGAACCGCGCCCTCCGGGTTCCGAATACCCCGAGCACGCGCATCTCGGCCGCCAGCGGCAACAAGGGCTTGACCGCGCTCGCGATCATGCGACTCGTCGAGGGCGGCCTGCTGGGCCTGCAGGACCCCGTGCGACCCATTCTGGGGGACGACCTGCCCCTGATCGACGACGCGGTGACGATCGAGCACCTGCTCACCCACACCTCGGGGATCGGCGACTACCTCGACGAGGAAGGCGACGGGGAGATCGACGACTACATCTTCTCGCTGCCGTTGCATGCGCTCGCCGAGACCGAGGCCTTCCTGCCCGCCCTCGACGGCTTCCCGCAGAAGTTCCCGCCCGGCGAGCGATTCTCGTACTGCAACGGCGGGTATGTGGTGCTCGCGCTCGTCGCCGAGCGTGTCAGCGGCCGCGGTTTCCATGAACTGGTCCAGACCGAAGTCTGCGAGCGGGCGGAACTCGCCGGCTCCGCATTCCTCCGCTCCGACGACCTCCCCGGGGATGCCGCCCTCGGCTACCTGGATGAGGAGGGCAACCGCACCAACGTGCTGCACCTCCCGGTGCGGGGCAACGGCGACGGCGGGATGTACTTCACCGCGGACGACCTGCACCGGTTCTGGAACGCCTTGCTGGATGGCCGCATCGTGTCGCCTGACACACTCGCCGAGATGATCCGTCCCCGCTTCGACGTGGCGGCCGAGCACAAGCGGTATGGGATGGGCTTCTGGCTGGGCCGCCGCAACTCGTCCCTGATGCTGGAGGGCTACGACGCCGGCGCATCGTTCCGGTCCACGCACATTCCGGAGACGCGCACCACGGTGACCGTACTGGGGAACAGCTCGGAGGGTGCCTGGCCGGTGATCTACGCCCTCGCGGATGCCATGGACGGAACCGTCCGGGGCAGGTTCCCGGACGAGAGCTAG
- a CDS encoding VanZ family protein produces the protein MTTTALPPEREAASADAAPFRLIAAFGMYMLLLVWIVLWKLELPWVGGVDRVIKLVPFVATAEQGASRPSEVIVNLLLFVPFGLFLGLLAPWWSWRRLAGVTAVVSLALEATQFVLAIGSTDVTDVLVNTAGALIGFGLVALARRRLPAGGRGILIRICVIGTLAALLAVALFVASPIHFRPPPGSGMGHEPGSALSPGERP, from the coding sequence ATGACGACCACCGCACTGCCGCCCGAGCGGGAGGCCGCTTCCGCAGACGCCGCCCCCTTCCGCCTGATCGCGGCGTTCGGGATGTACATGCTCCTGCTCGTGTGGATCGTGCTCTGGAAGCTCGAGCTTCCGTGGGTCGGCGGGGTGGATCGGGTGATCAAGCTCGTGCCGTTCGTCGCGACCGCCGAACAGGGCGCCAGCCGTCCGTCCGAGGTCATCGTCAACCTGCTGCTGTTCGTGCCGTTCGGCCTGTTTCTCGGCCTTCTCGCGCCGTGGTGGAGCTGGCGCCGCCTCGCCGGCGTCACTGCTGTGGTCAGCCTGGCGCTCGAGGCGACCCAGTTCGTGCTGGCCATCGGAAGCACCGACGTCACCGATGTGCTGGTGAACACCGCCGGCGCTCTGATCGGCTTCGGCCTCGTCGCCCTTGCACGACGCCGGCTCCCGGCCGGTGGCCGCGGCATCCTGATCCGGATCTGCGTCATCGGAACGCTCGCGGCGCTGCTCGCCGTGGCGCTCTTCGTCGCCTCACCCATCCACTTCCGCCCGCCACCCGGCTCGGGCATGGGCCACGAGCCGGGGAGCGCGCTGAGCCCGGGCGAGAGGCCCTGA
- a CDS encoding MaoC family dehydratase, which translates to MSIVVDSPAALADAVGSTATGDWFAIDQQRIQAFADATEDWQWIHLDADRAASGPFGATIAHGYLTLSLLPRLTAGLLSVDGTSMVVNYGLDRVRFLQPVTVDSRVRAVTEVASADPSPQGYRVSLRTTVELEGSERPALVADTVALFVPEA; encoded by the coding sequence ATGAGCATCGTCGTCGACTCCCCCGCCGCGCTCGCCGACGCCGTCGGCAGCACCGCCACCGGCGACTGGTTCGCCATCGACCAGCAGCGGATCCAGGCGTTCGCCGACGCGACCGAGGACTGGCAGTGGATCCACCTCGACGCCGACCGCGCGGCATCCGGTCCCTTCGGCGCGACCATCGCGCATGGGTACCTCACGCTGTCGCTGCTGCCGCGGCTGACCGCGGGGCTGCTGTCGGTCGACGGCACCTCGATGGTGGTGAACTACGGGCTCGACAGGGTGCGGTTCCTGCAGCCGGTGACCGTCGACTCCCGCGTGCGGGCCGTGACCGAGGTCGCCTCGGCCGATCCGTCGCCCCAGGGCTACCGGGTGAGCCTGCGCACGACCGTCGAGCTCGAGGGCTCGGAGCGCCCGGCGCTCGTGGCCGACACGGTCGCGCTGTTCGTCCCTGAGGCCTGA
- a CDS encoding SDR family oxidoreductase produces MTRTAIVTGAARGIGAATAQRLAADGHAVAVLDLDEAQCAQTVGAITDAGGRALAVGANVADAASVERAVAHIAEELGAPTILVNNAGIIRDNLLFKMTEDDWDAVLAVHLRGAFLMSRAVQEHQVKANWGRIVNLSSTSALGNRGQANYAAAKAGMQGFTKTLAIELGRYGVTANAIAPGFIVTDMTRSTADRLGVGFEDFIAHNAKEIPVQRAGYPDDIAAAASFFCSEEAGFVSGQVLYVAGGPRA; encoded by the coding sequence ATGACCAGAACCGCCATCGTCACCGGCGCCGCACGCGGCATCGGCGCCGCCACCGCCCAGCGCCTCGCCGCCGACGGCCACGCCGTCGCCGTGCTCGACCTCGACGAGGCGCAGTGCGCCCAGACCGTCGGCGCGATCACGGATGCCGGGGGCCGCGCGCTCGCCGTCGGCGCCAACGTGGCCGACGCGGCGTCGGTGGAGCGCGCGGTCGCGCACATCGCCGAGGAGCTCGGCGCGCCCACCATCCTCGTGAACAACGCCGGGATCATCCGCGACAATCTGCTGTTCAAGATGACCGAGGACGACTGGGACGCCGTGCTGGCGGTGCACCTGCGCGGGGCCTTCCTGATGTCCCGCGCGGTGCAGGAGCACCAGGTGAAGGCGAACTGGGGCCGCATCGTGAACCTCTCGTCGACATCGGCACTGGGCAACCGCGGGCAGGCGAACTACGCGGCCGCCAAGGCCGGCATGCAGGGCTTCACCAAGACCCTCGCCATCGAGCTCGGCCGGTACGGCGTCACCGCCAACGCGATCGCACCGGGGTTCATCGTCACCGACATGACGCGATCCACGGCCGACCGGCTGGGCGTCGGATTCGAGGACTTCATCGCGCACAACGCGAAGGAGATCCCCGTGCAGCGCGCCGGCTATCCCGACGACATCGCCGCGGCCGCGTCGTTCTTCTGCTCGGAAGAGGCCGGATTCGTGTCGGGCCAGGTGCTGTACGTCGCCGGAGGTCCGCGCGCATGA
- a CDS encoding alcohol dehydrogenase catalytic domain-containing protein, which yields MKITGAVLEVSGAQPPFAQSRPFTVGELELDEPAPGELLVRIEAAGVCHSDLSVVDGNRVRPVPMLLGHEAAGIVERAGEAVDDIAPGDRVVMTFLPRCGDCDGCRTDGRLPCAPGTAANNAGTLLGGGIRLHRLRGGGDDGDGEEDGGRTQDVRHHLGVSAFATHAVVNRASVVPVDADVPAEIAALLGCAVLTGGGAVVNAGRPAPGDRVAVVGLGGVGMAALLVAVALGHEVIGVDNVPGKLAHALACGAVEALTPAEAVDRGIRAPVVIEAAGAARAFETALALTAPGGTTVTVGLPAPDARASVSPLVLTAEARTIVGSYLGSAVPSRDIPLYVELWRAGRLPLERLVSSRIGLDDLDAAMDRLAAGGELRQLIQFDQQRTSEGNHA from the coding sequence ATGAAGATCACCGGAGCGGTGCTCGAGGTGTCGGGCGCGCAGCCGCCGTTCGCACAGAGCCGACCCTTCACGGTCGGGGAGCTCGAGCTCGACGAGCCGGCCCCGGGCGAACTGCTCGTGCGCATCGAGGCCGCGGGGGTCTGCCATTCCGACCTCAGCGTCGTCGACGGCAACCGCGTGCGGCCCGTGCCGATGCTGCTCGGACACGAGGCCGCCGGCATCGTCGAGCGGGCCGGTGAGGCCGTCGACGACATCGCGCCCGGCGATCGGGTCGTCATGACGTTCCTGCCGCGATGCGGCGACTGCGACGGATGCCGCACCGACGGGCGGCTGCCGTGCGCCCCCGGCACGGCGGCGAACAATGCCGGAACCCTGCTCGGCGGCGGCATCCGCCTGCACCGCCTCCGCGGTGGGGGCGACGACGGGGACGGCGAGGAGGACGGCGGCCGGACGCAGGACGTCCGCCATCATCTCGGGGTCTCGGCCTTCGCGACGCACGCGGTGGTGAACCGCGCGTCGGTCGTGCCGGTGGACGCCGACGTGCCGGCCGAGATCGCGGCGCTGCTCGGCTGTGCGGTGCTGACCGGCGGCGGCGCGGTGGTCAACGCGGGCCGCCCGGCGCCGGGCGACCGCGTCGCCGTGGTCGGGCTCGGCGGGGTCGGCATGGCGGCGCTCCTGGTCGCCGTCGCCCTCGGGCACGAGGTGATCGGCGTCGACAACGTGCCCGGCAAGCTCGCGCACGCGCTCGCGTGCGGAGCCGTGGAGGCATTGACTCCGGCGGAGGCTGTGGACCGCGGCATCCGTGCTCCCGTCGTCATCGAGGCGGCGGGCGCCGCGCGCGCCTTCGAGACGGCCCTCGCGCTCACCGCACCCGGCGGCACCACCGTCACGGTGGGGCTGCCGGCACCCGACGCGCGCGCGAGCGTGTCGCCGCTCGTGCTCACGGCCGAGGCGCGCACGATCGTCGGCAGCTACCTCGGATCCGCGGTGCCCAGCCGCGACATCCCCCTTTATGTCGAGCTGTGGCGTGCGGGACGCCTGCCGCTCGAGCGACTCGTCTCGTCCCGCATCGGCCTCGACGACCTCGACGCCGCGATGGACCGGCTCGCCGCGGGAGGCGAGCTGCGCCAGTTGATCCAGTTCGACCAGCAGAGAACCTCCGAAGGGAATCACGCATGA
- a CDS encoding serine hydrolase domain-containing protein produces MSNSAALAVTVDGDADARFAGLADAFRTNLASGEELGGSLCVLVDGRPLVDVWGGWSDPERTRAWEPDTITNVWSISKTVSSLAALLLIDRGLLDPDAPVAAYWPEFGAAGKEGVLVRHVLTHSSGVSGWDQPVSAEDIIDVDAATDRLAAQAPWWPAGAASGYHLLDYGHLIHGLVRAVTGDGLGAFVAAELAGPLGADFWLGLPADQDHRVSPVVPPPPSQLDLSALPPDSPAARTFTGPALGAEVTWTRAWRAAGIGAAGGHGNARSAARLNALVAGRGEVDGRRMLSPEAVDLIFGAPVDGVDLVLGLPLRWGLGWGLRHPLSTSYIPEGRVAFWGGWGGSLVTADIDRGVTFAYVMNRMSDGILASERARTYLRAVYDAL; encoded by the coding sequence ATGTCGAACAGCGCTGCTCTCGCCGTGACGGTGGACGGGGACGCCGACGCCCGCTTTGCCGGGCTCGCCGACGCCTTCCGCACGAATCTGGCCAGCGGGGAGGAGCTGGGCGGCTCGCTCTGCGTGCTCGTCGACGGACGGCCGCTGGTCGACGTCTGGGGCGGATGGAGCGATCCCGAGCGCACCCGGGCGTGGGAGCCCGACACGATCACGAACGTCTGGTCGATCTCCAAGACCGTCTCTTCGCTCGCCGCACTGCTGCTGATCGACCGCGGCCTCCTCGACCCCGATGCTCCTGTCGCCGCGTACTGGCCCGAGTTCGGCGCCGCCGGCAAGGAGGGCGTGCTGGTCCGCCACGTGCTGACGCACTCCTCCGGCGTCTCGGGCTGGGATCAGCCCGTCTCCGCCGAAGACATCATCGATGTGGATGCCGCGACCGACCGCCTCGCGGCTCAGGCTCCGTGGTGGCCCGCGGGCGCCGCATCGGGCTACCACCTTCTCGACTACGGGCATCTGATCCACGGCCTGGTCCGTGCCGTGACCGGCGACGGGCTCGGCGCGTTCGTCGCCGCCGAGCTGGCCGGCCCCCTCGGCGCCGACTTCTGGCTCGGTCTCCCCGCCGACCAGGACCACCGGGTCTCGCCGGTCGTCCCGCCGCCGCCCTCGCAGCTGGACCTGTCGGCGCTTCCCCCTGACTCGCCCGCCGCACGGACCTTCACGGGGCCCGCGCTCGGGGCCGAGGTCACCTGGACCCGCGCATGGCGTGCCGCGGGCATCGGCGCGGCCGGCGGGCACGGCAACGCGCGCTCCGCCGCACGGCTGAACGCGCTCGTCGCCGGTCGCGGCGAGGTCGACGGACGACGGATGCTGTCACCCGAGGCCGTCGACCTGATCTTCGGTGCGCCGGTCGACGGCGTCGACCTGGTGCTCGGCCTGCCGCTGCGGTGGGGACTCGGCTGGGGGCTGCGGCATCCGCTCTCCACCTCGTACATCCCCGAAGGGCGCGTGGCGTTCTGGGGCGGCTGGGGCGGATCGCTGGTGACGGCCGACATTGATCGGGGCGTGACCTTCGCCTACGTCATGAACCGCATGTCGGACGGCATCCTGGCCTCCGAACGCGCCCGCACGTACCTGCGCGCCGTGTACGACGCGCTCTGA
- a CDS encoding cation-translocating P-type ATPase — protein MSAVETTAGSPAETAWYSQDPDAVIAAFRTDRDRGLTAADAAQRLAEHGPNSITAEKPPSTWQVALKQLADPMNVMLVAVAIISLFINQVSVGILVGALVVLNIVLGTRQELKAKASVDALAKMQIPQAKVVRDGTLLQVAATTLVPGDIVTLEAGDLVPADGRIIRSATLETQEAALTGESAPIPKDAATLADPDTALGDRTDMVFQNTQVTRGTATVVITGTGMQTQMGQIATMLSSVKPGKSPLQRELDSLTGVLGWIAWGAVAVIIITGLLRGQEIASVILLGISMAISAIPTGMPSFVQAMLSYGSRQLAEHKAVVKNLTDVETLGATSAINSDKTGTLTMNEMTVETLYYRGEWFTVAGSGYEKAGEVLHTAGLPVPQFTQLALGLTLCSDATVSDDGAVIGDPTEAALVVLAAKLGADAELTRSTFPRVAEVPFDSAYKFMGTFHRIPVDGKELLVGYVKGGPDVVLERCGSVATMEGVVPIAEHRDEIVEANRKLSEQGLRVLAFAFRRFAPDAPVADDPMAAVADLTFVGLVGIIDPLRPSSKEAVRIAREAGIEVRMITGDHAITAAAIGAKLGLGEGSASGAEIQAMSDDELKAALPRLHMFGRVTPEDKLRLARLMQEDGAVVAMTGDAVNDAAALKQADIGVAMGSGSDVTKQAGKMILVDDNFGTLVTAVKLGRGIYEKIVSYVRFQMSQLFSLVLLFLVASIFGINNGVPLTPIMVLFLNFFVAIFPVVVILLDPVPEGIMLKPPRDPKKTIANRGAVTLWFVYGSLIFLTTLVPLLIYPDELSSTEPNVPVTMAFVVCALGSIFGGLVMRRDPESGLSAPIVAAVKWLSIPLALTVVAVEVGFMQRLIGTTSLTGDQWLTALGLALLVPVLIEIEKWIRRARLARRAAAVA, from the coding sequence ATGAGCGCCGTGGAGACCACCGCCGGATCGCCCGCCGAGACCGCGTGGTACAGCCAAGACCCAGATGCCGTCATCGCCGCATTCCGCACCGACCGCGACCGCGGGCTGACAGCCGCCGACGCGGCCCAGCGGCTCGCCGAGCACGGCCCCAACTCGATCACCGCCGAGAAGCCGCCGTCGACGTGGCAGGTGGCGCTGAAGCAGCTCGCCGACCCCATGAACGTCATGCTGGTCGCCGTCGCGATCATCAGCCTGTTCATCAATCAGGTGAGCGTCGGCATCCTCGTCGGCGCGCTCGTGGTGCTCAACATCGTGCTCGGCACCCGGCAGGAGCTCAAGGCGAAGGCATCCGTCGACGCCCTCGCGAAGATGCAGATCCCCCAGGCGAAGGTCGTCCGCGACGGCACCCTGCTGCAGGTCGCTGCGACCACACTCGTGCCGGGTGACATCGTGACCCTCGAGGCGGGCGACCTCGTGCCCGCCGACGGCCGCATCATCCGGTCGGCGACGCTCGAGACGCAGGAGGCGGCGCTCACCGGAGAGAGCGCGCCGATCCCGAAGGATGCCGCAACCCTCGCCGATCCCGACACCGCGCTCGGCGACCGCACCGACATGGTCTTCCAGAACACCCAGGTCACACGCGGCACCGCGACGGTGGTGATCACGGGCACCGGCATGCAGACGCAGATGGGCCAGATCGCGACGATGCTCTCGTCCGTCAAGCCCGGCAAGTCGCCGCTGCAGCGCGAGCTCGACTCCCTCACGGGGGTGCTGGGCTGGATCGCGTGGGGCGCCGTCGCCGTCATCATCATCACGGGCCTGCTGCGCGGACAGGAGATCGCGTCGGTCATCCTGCTCGGCATCTCGATGGCGATCTCGGCGATCCCGACGGGCATGCCCTCGTTCGTCCAGGCGATGCTCTCGTACGGCTCACGGCAGCTCGCCGAGCACAAGGCGGTCGTCAAGAACCTGACGGATGTCGAGACGCTGGGTGCGACCAGCGCGATCAACTCCGACAAGACCGGCACTCTCACCATGAACGAGATGACGGTCGAGACGCTGTACTACCGCGGCGAGTGGTTCACCGTCGCCGGGAGCGGCTACGAGAAGGCCGGCGAGGTGCTCCACACCGCCGGCCTGCCGGTGCCGCAGTTCACGCAGCTCGCGCTCGGGCTGACGCTGTGCAGCGACGCGACGGTGTCGGACGACGGCGCCGTGATCGGCGACCCGACCGAGGCCGCACTCGTCGTGCTCGCGGCGAAGCTCGGGGCCGACGCCGAGCTGACCCGCAGCACGTTCCCGCGGGTCGCCGAGGTGCCGTTCGACTCGGCGTACAAGTTCATGGGCACCTTCCACCGGATCCCGGTCGACGGCAAAGAGCTGCTCGTGGGCTACGTCAAGGGCGGTCCGGACGTCGTCCTCGAGCGCTGCGGCTCGGTGGCCACGATGGAGGGCGTGGTGCCGATCGCCGAGCACCGCGATGAGATCGTCGAGGCCAACCGCAAGCTCTCGGAGCAGGGACTGCGGGTGCTCGCCTTCGCGTTCCGCCGTTTCGCGCCCGACGCGCCGGTGGCGGATGACCCGATGGCCGCCGTCGCCGATCTCACCTTCGTCGGCCTGGTCGGCATCATCGATCCGCTGCGCCCCTCCTCCAAGGAGGCCGTGCGGATCGCGCGCGAAGCCGGCATCGAAGTGCGCATGATCACGGGCGACCACGCCATCACGGCCGCCGCGATCGGCGCGAAGCTGGGACTCGGCGAGGGATCCGCGAGCGGCGCCGAGATCCAGGCGATGAGCGACGACGAGCTGAAGGCGGCGCTGCCGCGTCTGCACATGTTCGGTCGCGTCACTCCGGAAGACAAGCTGCGGCTCGCACGCCTCATGCAGGAGGACGGCGCCGTCGTCGCGATGACAGGCGATGCGGTGAACGACGCCGCCGCGCTGAAGCAGGCGGACATCGGCGTCGCCATGGGCTCCGGCAGCGATGTGACGAAGCAGGCGGGGAAGATGATCCTCGTCGACGACAACTTCGGCACGCTCGTCACCGCCGTCAAGCTCGGCCGCGGGATCTACGAGAAGATCGTCAGCTACGTCCGGTTCCAGATGTCGCAGCTGTTCTCGCTCGTCCTGCTCTTCCTCGTCGCGAGCATCTTCGGGATCAACAACGGCGTGCCGCTCACCCCGATCATGGTGCTGTTCCTGAACTTCTTCGTCGCCATCTTCCCGGTGGTCGTGATCCTCCTCGACCCGGTGCCCGAGGGCATCATGCTGAAGCCGCCGCGCGACCCGAAGAAGACGATCGCGAACCGCGGCGCCGTGACACTGTGGTTCGTCTACGGCAGCCTCATCTTCCTGACGACGCTCGTGCCGCTGCTGATCTACCCCGATGAGCTCAGCTCGACCGAGCCCAACGTGCCGGTGACGATGGCCTTCGTGGTCTGCGCGCTCGGCTCGATCTTCGGCGGGCTCGTCATGCGGCGCGACCCCGAGTCGGGGCTGTCCGCTCCCATCGTCGCCGCCGTGAAGTGGCTGTCGATCCCGCTGGCGCTGACCGTCGTGGCCGTCGAGGTCGGCTTCATGCAGCGCCTCATCGGCACGACGAGCCTGACGGGCGACCAGTGGCTGACGGCGCTCGGCCTGGCGCTGCTCGTGCCGGTGCTCATCGAGATCGAGAAGTGGATCCGTCGCGCCCGCCTCGCCCGCCGCGCGGCCGCCGTCGCCTGA
- a CDS encoding TetR family transcriptional regulator, producing MSDTAAASAAQNLLTGQGAARAAVVAAALELFAEQGFDQTSVEQIAQAAGVSRSTFFRQFGGKDDVVFTDHEALLDRLREFLAQPHRDPWAAVCEASLFVYAHFAADPELARRRYAVVRGVPALRDREIVTVFRYERLFDEYLRASLPGLDPLDAVGFSALVTAIHNHVLRRLIRGPKKVPVAVLRTALDDARRRFGVLPEGEADPAADQVVVAVFPRAMPTAELARRLRAQLDD from the coding sequence ATGTCCGACACCGCCGCCGCCTCCGCCGCCCAGAACCTGCTGACGGGCCAGGGCGCTGCGCGCGCGGCCGTGGTCGCCGCCGCGCTGGAGCTGTTCGCCGAGCAGGGGTTCGATCAGACGTCGGTGGAGCAGATCGCGCAGGCCGCCGGTGTATCGCGCTCGACCTTCTTCCGGCAGTTCGGCGGCAAGGACGACGTGGTCTTCACCGATCACGAGGCGCTGCTCGACCGGCTGCGGGAGTTCCTGGCGCAGCCGCACCGCGATCCGTGGGCCGCCGTCTGCGAGGCATCCCTCTTCGTCTACGCGCATTTCGCCGCCGACCCCGAGCTCGCCCGACGCCGCTACGCGGTGGTGCGCGGGGTTCCGGCGCTGCGCGACCGCGAGATCGTCACGGTGTTCCGCTACGAGCGCCTGTTCGACGAGTATCTGCGCGCGTCGCTGCCGGGTCTGGATCCGCTCGACGCGGTGGGCTTCTCCGCGCTGGTCACGGCGATCCACAACCACGTGCTCCGCCGCCTCATCCGCGGCCCGAAGAAGGTGCCGGTGGCGGTGCTGCGCACGGCCCTCGACGACGCACGCCGGCGCTTCGGCGTGCTGCCCGAAGGCGAAGCCGATCCCGCCGCCGACCAGGTCGTCGTCGCCGTCTTCCCCCGCGCGATGCCGACCGCAGAACTCGCACGGCGGCTGCGGGCACAGCTCGACGACTGA
- a CDS encoding FAD-dependent oxidoreductase, which produces MTPIWKLDPVRVTGTPFEPGRRHEVVVVGAGLTGLATALLLARQGRDVAVLEAGEIGELASGANTGKLTLLQGSVLSTMRRHHPARLVQAYVEANADGAQWLTSLADELGVPYSRRTAYSYAQTPDGIETVAAELEAATEAGLPVRRVEPDLLAQSPFPIVDAVALDRQVAIDPQQLLMAMARAYLEAGGALHTGVRVTHAHIVPHAGVETSAGFAAADQVVLATATPIIDRGLYFAKTRGLRSTCVAFAIDAPLPEGLYLSVDGATKSIRSITPSDGPAGAAQLIVGGNGFPVGRSPSPRACRDDLIAWTQEHFPGAEPVASWSAQDYQSHDLVPFVGAMPRGLGRVRFATGYAKWGLSNAPAAALRIVAEIGRVPRRERPDWMNVISTRFTVPADLARGGVENLRVGWQAASGWAGAQATPAPVRRPEEGEGVVASRAGHPVGISTVDGVTRAVSAVCPHLGGVLRWNDAERSWDCPLHASRFTANGQRIEGPALCDLTRLPRVPGEEIEDDGSTASAPQPAAAR; this is translated from the coding sequence ATGACGCCGATCTGGAAGCTCGACCCCGTCCGCGTGACCGGCACGCCGTTCGAGCCCGGACGGCGCCACGAGGTCGTCGTCGTCGGCGCCGGGCTGACGGGCCTCGCGACCGCCCTCCTGCTCGCACGGCAGGGCCGCGACGTGGCCGTGCTCGAGGCCGGCGAGATCGGAGAGCTGGCGTCGGGGGCCAACACCGGCAAGCTGACGCTGCTGCAGGGCTCGGTGCTGTCGACGATGCGCCGTCATCATCCTGCCCGGCTGGTGCAGGCCTACGTCGAGGCCAACGCCGACGGCGCGCAGTGGCTGACCTCCCTGGCCGACGAGCTCGGGGTGCCGTACTCGCGGCGCACCGCCTACTCCTACGCGCAGACCCCCGACGGCATCGAGACCGTGGCGGCAGAACTCGAGGCGGCGACGGAGGCCGGTCTTCCGGTGCGCCGCGTGGAGCCCGACCTGCTCGCGCAGTCGCCGTTCCCCATCGTGGACGCGGTCGCGCTCGATCGCCAGGTCGCGATCGACCCGCAGCAGCTGCTCATGGCGATGGCGCGGGCATACCTCGAGGCCGGAGGCGCCCTGCACACGGGTGTGCGCGTGACCCACGCGCACATCGTGCCTCATGCGGGCGTCGAGACGTCGGCGGGGTTCGCGGCCGCCGACCAGGTGGTGCTCGCGACGGCGACGCCGATCATCGACCGTGGGCTGTACTTCGCGAAGACGCGGGGACTGCGCTCGACGTGCGTCGCGTTCGCCATCGACGCGCCACTGCCCGAGGGGCTGTACCTGTCGGTCGACGGCGCGACGAAGTCGATCCGCTCGATCACTCCCTCCGACGGGCCGGCCGGTGCGGCCCAGCTCATCGTCGGCGGCAACGGCTTCCCGGTCGGGCGCTCCCCGTCGCCCCGCGCGTGCCGCGACGACCTCATCGCCTGGACGCAGGAGCACTTTCCGGGAGCCGAGCCCGTCGCCTCCTGGTCGGCGCAGGACTATCAGTCGCACGACCTCGTCCCGTTCGTCGGCGCGATGCCGCGGGGACTCGGCCGCGTGCGCTTCGCCACCGGCTACGCGAAGTGGGGGCTCTCGAACGCCCCCGCCGCGGCTCTTCGCATCGTGGCCGAGATCGGCCGCGTGCCGCGGCGCGAACGACCCGACTGGATGAACGTGATCTCGACCCGTTTCACCGTGCCGGCCGACCTCGCGCGCGGCGGCGTCGAGAATCTGCGCGTCGGCTGGCAGGCGGCATCCGGATGGGCGGGCGCCCAGGCGACGCCTGCCCCCGTCCGCCGCCCCGAAGAGGGCGAAGGCGTCGTGGCCAGCCGCGCGGGGCACCCCGTCGGCATCTCGACCGTCGACGGCGTGACGCGCGCGGTCAGCGCCGTCTGCCCGCACCTCGGCGGAGTGCTGCGCTGGAACGACGCCGAGCGCTCGTGGGACTGCCCGCTGCACGCGTCGCGGTTCACCGCGAACGGGCAGCGCATCGAGGGTCCCGCGCTGTGCGATCTCACCCGCCTGCCCCGCGTTCCCGGCGAGGAGATCGAGGACGACGGGTCGACGGCATCCGCTCCGCAGCCCGCCGCCGCCCGCTGA